The following are encoded together in the Lathyrus oleraceus cultivar Zhongwan6 chromosome 3, CAAS_Psat_ZW6_1.0, whole genome shotgun sequence genome:
- the LOC127127795 gene encoding cyclin-C1-2: MAANFWTSSHYKHLLDQEDVDMVNPLDKEKGVTVEDFKLIKMHMSNYILKLAQQVKVRQRVVATAVTYMRRVYTRKSMTEYDPRLVAPTCLYLASKAEESTVQARLLVFYIKKLYADDKYRYEIKDILEMEMKILEALNYYLVVFHPYRSLSGFLQDAGLNDLSMTQLTWGLVNDTYKMDLMLVHPPHLIALACIYIASVLREKDTTVWYEELRVDMNVIKNISMEILDFYESNRMFTDERINAALHKL, encoded by the exons ATGGCTGCCAATTTCTGGACATCATCTCATTA CAAGCACCTTCTGGATCAAGAAGATGTAGATATGGTGAATCCACTTGACAAAGAAAAGGGTGTCACAGTTGAGGATTTTAAGCTCATTAAGATGCACATGTCTAATT ATATTCTGAAGTTGGCTCAACAAGTAAAAGTGAGGCAGAG GGTTGTTGCTACAGCAGTTACTTATATGAGGCGTGTTTACACAAG GAAGAGTATGACAGAATATGATCCACGCCTGGTAGCTCCAACCTGCTTGTATCTGGCATCAAAAGCAGAAGAAAGCACAGTGCAGGCTAGGCTGCTTGTATTTTACATTAAGAAATTAT ATGCCGATGATAAGTATAGGTATGAAATCAAGGACATACTTGAAATGGAAATGAAGATTTTAGAAGCATTGAACTATTACCTGGTTGTATTCCACCCATACCGTTCCCTCTCCGG GTTTCTTCAAGATGCGGGTTTGAACGATTTAAGCATGACTCAACTAACTTG GGGGCTTGTTAATGACACATACAAGATGGACCTAATGCTTGTACATCCACCACATCTGATTGCCTTAGCTTGCATATACATTGCTAGTGTTCTAAGGGAGAAAGACACCACTGTTTGGTATGAAGAACTTCGAGTTGATATGAATGTG ATTAAGAACATATCAATGGAGATACTTGATTTTTATGAAAGCAACAGAATGTTCACTGATGAGAGAATCAATGCTGCTCTCCACAAGCTATGA